A segment of the Bos taurus isolate L1 Dominette 01449 registration number 42190680 breed Hereford chromosome 19, ARS-UCD2.0, whole genome shotgun sequence genome:
GTGCAATGACTCCCATCACTCCCATTTAAAATACCTGCCCTGACTTCTATCTCCCTCTAGGTGGCGTCTCgtgtccctcctcctccagctGCTCTGGCAGACTGACAGTCCTTCCTGTCTCCACTCCCTCACTTCCCATAAGGCCTCACCCACTGCAATCTGGCATCTCTCCCCACTATTTCTGAAACAGCTCTTGCTAAGGTCACCAATGACGTCCTGACTGCCAAATCCAACGGCTACTTGTCAGGCCTTATCTGACTGAAACACTCTTAGGCAACTGACACTGTTAAGTGCCCGTCCCGATTCTTGACAGGCTTGGCGCCCGTGACCCGGCACTCGCCCAGACTGGCCACACTGATGCTCAGTGTTCCCTAAGGTTTCAAACTCATCCCTCTGCTCTTCTCGCTCCTTCCGCTTTCCCCAGATAATCTTGCTCATCTTGAGCTTTCAACCATCGCCTTTATGCTGACAGGCTCTTAAACCTACATTTGCAATCCAGACATCTTCTCCAAGCTCCAGGGTGCAAAGTTATCTCTACCTAAACATCCTATAGGAACCTCTAAGTTCCCCCTAACCTCTTACTTTCTCATCTCATTTCTCTCCCTGGAGCTTCAAACCTGTAATACTTTTTTTCATCAAATCTAAGAGGTACCGCTAAGAGGGACAAAATACATACACttatatatggatatatttaCCTTGGAACTGAAGAAATGTGATTTCAGTAAGTGTCTGCTGGAACTTCTAtctggatgtttttaggaacatcAAACTTCTTATACCGTAAACTAAATCCATTTATCTTCTCTCCTATACCCACTCTTCTCCCTGTAGTCTTCCAGTTGGTGGCTCCATCATCCATCCAGTCACCCATACCAAAAACTGAATGTTATTTTGACTTCCTTTCCCTCTGGCATGTCACCACGATGAAGCTCTGCTGACTTTTATCTACTAACTACTTATCAAATCTGTTCCCCCATCCCTCTACCTTCAGTGTTCTCATCATTTTTATCTGGCCTTCAGCAGAGCCCCCAAACCTCATCTTTCTTCCTACTCTTCTGAATCCATCTTCCTGACAGCTGCACGAGTAAACCACCTAACTCAGAAACCTGAACAGTCACCCCGTGCTCAGGACCCTTATGGGATTAATGAGGCGGTGATGACCTCCATCATCTAGTTCTTATCTGTTCCGCCTCCATCTCTTCCACAATTCTATTGCCCCAAACTTTTTATGGCCCCACAGACACTATGCTTGCTACCTCTTCATACCTCTGGCTGAAAGAAGGCCCTCCCTCACCTGTCTCTCACCTGTTATATCTTTTGGGAAGTATTTCTCCCTTTCCCAGACTGGGCTAGAGTCAAGACCACGAGGACTTTCACTGATCCCCAAATAACACGAGAGCTCTAAAAACATACGGTACTATAGTTCTCTTGACTATGCATGTCTCTCCAACTAGGCAGTGAGCTCGAGGAAGGCAGAGACTCTCACAGGCAGCGTGTGTGTATGCCTTGAACACAAGGAATGAATGAGTTACACAATTCCTGTCACCTGACTCTAGAGGACATAAACCAACCGAAGAAGACAGACACTTTTCCCCGCACTATACCCCCCCAAATGTATCATGGGGAAGTTGAGATAAGgagtatcattaaaaaaaaatgtatccttaacaaaactattaaaaaactCTACTAAAAAACTGAAAGCCTTCTTTATTACATATTTAAAGGGATAGGAAAGCCAGAAGGGAAGAAAATGCTACAGCTAAGAGTTACTCTAAGACAAGTCAGGAGGAGgtgatattttttttaacacactgGGGCATTTTATCTCTATATATGTACTATATGCATTGAAAAAGAACCAGGTTATCCCCCCACGTTTTTACATCTTGCTTCTTTGTGGTGCACGATGCCAGCTGAGTTGTCAGCACAATGAATCCAAACTGATGGAGCAAGAGCAGAATAtactgccatttttctagatctttGAGTCGCACAGCAAATCTGGGGCTGATCACATCACGACAGTGTTTAATCTGCCTGTGAAGTTCACAGTTTTGCCTGCTCTGTGATCACTAGCAATTTCAAATTCACCAGTATCACGCTGCCTCATCACCACAGCTAGAAACTGGACAATGACTTTGAAACACAACCTGGTAAGAACCTAGACTTCCCTTTCTTTTTGGTATAACTGATGCTCTTGAGAGCAACAGCCAGGACACTCATGTGCACCATTTCTAGAATGGGAAAACAGCAGAAAGAGCAACGCGCCTTTTTAAACCTTGAAAAAAATGTAAGCACACACAGTTAAGTAATCTTCAGATTATTCCTTCTCAATTCCAGCTGCCTTCCAAAGGGGTGGAGCGGGGGGCTTTGGAAGCaactaaagaagaaataaacaaagataGCTTGTTATACTTGCTTTTTAACATGCATGCTACGTTAAAGGTCAAAAGATTAAATTTATGACCTGGATAACAAGCCAGGTTGGGGAAGACACAAAAATGGTGATTTTTGTCCAAATTTAAAAATCCCACTTCTACTCTCACCTTAACTTAGAAGCATTGCAACTACGTAGATGCAGGCTATAGAATTCCTACAAGGATTCTCAGGAAACCACTATGAATTGATCTGACACTCCAAGCTGCAGTATCATGAAGCATGGAGACTGTACTCTGAGCACAGctgggaaaaaagaacaaagcagggaAGGGTGGAAGGGATGAGCCAGAGAGAGGCCACGACTACTGTGTGTACCTTCGTGAAGGTGGTGGAGCCAGAGGCCATCAGAATTTGACGCACGCGGTTGTGGAAGCGCTGCATTGACTCATCATCCACACGCAGGAAACACTGAGCTGTCCGCTCTTTAGTCACCTAAATCACAAGCTCAAGGTTAACTACCTCTGGAAATGCCAGGGGAACAAGAAACAACTCTGACCACCACTAAGCCCTAGCCTCCCAGGAAGGCCCAGCTGATTGACGATGGAAAGTGTGCCGCGCCTCTCGCCCCACACCCGTGAGGATGGAGCTGGGCCTGCTCCTACCCCCGGCCCCACCCGAGACTGTACCTCGTTCTGTAGGTTCCAGACCCCGTCCTTGTGGGTGAACTCCTCGTAGCTGGTGCGGCACTTAGGCAGGATGCGGCACTCAAAACCACACATGTTGAATAGCAGGTTGGGATTGTCCTTACTGTACACAGACACGAAGCTGTTCTCCCACTGAACTGTAGTCACTGAGCGTGGCAGACGGTTCTTGATGTCCCAGAACACTGCCCGACCTCTGCCCACAGAGAACACAGGGTCACATCGGTCTCTTGGAAGAAGCTTCCCTTCAAAGGCCAGCCAGACTGATGACGTCCCGACAAAGCACACCCTCCCACCCAGGACACCGCCTCATCAACTCCTTTTAATCGCCCTCTGGGTCCCTCAGGCTGACACTCTTCCAGCTCCCACAGCCCCAGCTTAGACTCACAGGTTGACATCATGCTTCATGAGGCGCATACGGGCGTCTCGGGGCCAGCACTTCTTGTTATTGTAGCCAACGATGTTTTCGTTGTTGGGGTCAGGGTGCTCTGTCAGGTAACGCTGGATCAGGTCCCGAGCCTCATCTGCTGTGAACCTACAGAGCAAGGTGAGTGGCTGAGGCCCAAGGACACTGGGATCTCATGAGGCCTATGGCTCCACAGGTGGAGGCCACTCCCAATCTCCATGCTACTCACAGGACTTCATCCCATTTCAGAGCGCCAACCCAGAAGCAAGTCAACTAAGGTACAATAGCTGCTTCAGAAGTTGGGCAAGGACCTCAACACGATAAGACTCCAGGCAAGCCCTCACCTGAAGAAAATATGGATGCGATCAATGTATCTGCAGAAGAGACGGATGGGGTGGGCAGCCTCGGTGGCTATGTCTTGGAAACTGAGAAAATCATTTGGCATCTGAGGTGGCCCGGCCATCTCACTGGCTCGGTGCAACCCCAACACAAGCAAGTCCATCACCAGGCCGTAGTACTGTACAATGAAAGAGGCAAACTGCAGGCCTCTGATGATCCCGTATGAATTTGTATGGTTCATGTCCTAGAAAGAAAGacaattctttaccacagagccaccagggaagcccagaaagacaATTCTTAACCACAGCCAAATCCCGGGGTTTTCAGGGCCCATCCTCTTCTGCCTTCCCCCTGCCATGGAAATCCAAACTCAGTGGGCCAGACCACCCCCCACTTCCCCCAATTCCTTGCCACCCTGCCCCAAGACACACCTTGTAATTGATAACGACGTTGTTCTTGGCTGTCATGTAGTCAGCTATATTGTGGTCAACGATTAGACGCAGCAGCCTATTGAGCAAGGTCAAGTCAATCTTCTCATACATCTTCTCAAATCGTGACTCCAGCATGACATTGCACTCGCCCTCGCTTGTCTCCCACACATCCTGCAGGTTATTGATGCCTGAGGGGGGAAGAAACACAAAGCTCTGGCAGGTCAGAAGTTCCCTTTCAGGACTAGTGTCTACAGAGCCATCACACTCCTATCCAGATCATACGACCACTCCATTCATTCACTTGGATTGCTAGCAGAGTCAAACTGCTCAGTGTAACATCAACACCATTTCTTTGGTACCAGGCATCAAGAGAGTAAACTAATTATGCTATCTGGATGAGAATTTCAAGGTAGAAATTAAGGTATCTGCCTTCCTTAGAGGCAACCCCAGAAAAGTTTTACCTTGGCACCATTTGTAAACAAGCAGAGGAGGTGGTTCTGTGTCTGCAGGCTTGATCCAGGGTGGGAACAGGCGGCGCTTGTCAGCTTCGTACCACAGGTACTGGTCCAGGTAGGCATCAGTGATCTTCTCCAGTGGCTCCACATCATACACTGGCACCAGGTGGCTATAGAGGTCCATGAACTCAATGCCCACCTGTGGGACAAGGAAGCTGGCTCACACCAACCCACCAAACACCCTGGGTGCCATGAATGAAtcacacagccaaaagaaaacGTGTGGGGCATCTCACTCACTTCTTTAAAGGCTCTCTGTGTAAGGAGGTGTCGCTTGATGCGGGACAGCGCCTCATGGGGGTTGTCATAGGCCTGCTCGATCAGACCTAGCTCCTCCCTCTGAGACTGGTTTAATCGAGACTTCACACTGACAAGGCAGAAGAAAAGGTGAAtgagggcacttccctggtggtccagtgattaggaatccacctgccaaagcaggggacatgggttcaatccctggcctggccAGGAATATTTCACATGCCGTGGGGGTAAACTAAACCCATGCACTGTTAACTTCTGAGCCCGAGCTCCAGAGCACATGCTCCACAaaagaaaccaccgcaatgagaaacccacacactgcaAGTAGAGTAGCCCGTTTGCTGCAACAAGGGAAGGCCCAAgggcaacaatgaagacccagtgcagccaaaaaacaaatttaaaaaagtgtGAATGGGAAAACCAAGAGGAAGCCATCCCCAGAAAGGCCTTCTCTGGACTCTAAAGATGATGCCACTCTGTGTCCATCACCTCCCTAAAGGGACCTGTCGACTCTACTCCTCCCTCACCTGTAAGCTTCCTTGAGCCGCTCCAAAGCCAAGATCAGCAACTTGGTGTCATGCTTGTAGGAGAGCGGGGGGAAGGGGATAGGTGAGAATCTACGGCTTTCCAGCCAATGCACAGTAGTGGTATACACCGCCACCGCTTCCTCCGCTGTGATGTAAGGACCGTCCTGCAAGGTGGATATGAGAATCAGCTTCCCACTGCAGCCTCATCCCACCAGGGCCAGGCATGGTTCCAACCCTGCAGTCTGCCCTCCTGCTCGCGCCCACGCCCCTAGCCCAGCCTACTCCGTCCAACCTTTAGGTAGTTGTGCTGCCGCTCCTGCTCTGCCTTCAGGTAGAGCCGAGTCAGGCGGCCCAGGTTCTTTTTGCACACAGTCTTGTCTACGGTGGCCCCGCGGCGGATGCGCTCTCGGTTGTAGTGGGCGGTGTTGGTCCACCAGTCAGCCTTGGCCTTCACGTACCGAAGAATCATATTCTCTATCGGTGTTGGCAGCCCAGGGACCTGAAAGTGCAAAAGGCACAATGAAAAAGTGACAGGGGGCTAAAGCAATCCAGGACCGGTAATACCCAGGCCCCTCTATGAGCCGGGGAGACCTCCCCACCTTCCAGGGAATGTTGGCCTTCCAGCAGCGCCAGGCCTCACTGAGGTGCTGCAGGATCGTCCGGGCCTTGTTCTGCTTGATCCCCTCAGGCATCATGTCCAGGATGTCATGCATCACAGCGGCCCGAAGCTCAAGGTCAAAATGTGACTCCACTCGCTGCTTTGTTACCGTCTTGGCCACCCCCTTTGAGTGTCGGCCTAGAAGTGAAAGTGGTTAAAAGCAAGATTTGTTGTTCCTACTAAAGTCTCTACTTTCATATCCGTTGACAACCATGGTTACAGTGAAATCAGCAAGTATGAATAAAGCCCAGCACATGCAAGACACAATACGTCTGAAAAGATTCACAACGATGCTTCTGAGGCATTTCCATCCTACAGATGCTCACTGGCCTTAAGGCCCCACaatgaagcccaagaaaagagaATACTAGGTCAGACTCCTTAGGTACTGGGCCTTAGAGGTGATCCAACAGGAAGGGATGCTCAATCTCAAACAAGGACAAGGGAAGGATCAGGAGCACACGTGGCCTGTTCTTGAATGGGAGAAGTCAGACATGGAGAAAACCACTCACCTTCAAACTGCCGGGCCAGGAGGTTGCCCAGCCATCGCTCCAGCAAAGGGGTGATTCCACGCATGAAAAACAGCCAGACCCGCCAGCCAGCAGCCCAGAAACCACAGCCAGGGCCCTTCCCTACAGGACCCTAGGATCCCAAGCCAAAGTCAAGAACACAAGTTAGTAATTCATTCAGACAACAACAGAACACTGGGCAGAGGTGGAGCAAAGGGCACAGGTATGGCAATAAAGGGGGGAAAAAGAGAAACTCTTTTAAGatctcaatatttaaaatggAGTAAATGAGGAAACCAGCAACTGAGATTTTCTATTTAGAACTAAAGGTGGGCTCTGGGGAGAAGTGTTGAGATCTACAGGACAGCAGTAATAACACTCAGAGCCTCTCTCCAAATAGGCCCTTGGAAAGAGCCCTGATCGATGTAAAATTAAGATGGATCTGAGAATATGAATGCACAAGGGCAGGGTCCTACCGTGTTAAAGCGATAATAGATAAGGTGCTTCAAGTCCTTGCACATACGAATCTGCCGCATCAGCTTGTATTTGTAGCGGTACATGCCCGTCAGCTGCCCCACGTGGGCGAAGATATACTGCAACCCATCTGCCAGCTGCAACACAGTGGCCCCAGTAGGCTTCAAGCTAGAGCCAGCTCCATGATCAGCCCAAGCTTCACCCAGCTTCCCTACAAGGGGCAGGGACTGGGGATTCCTAGCCTCACCTGGAAGGCATCCACATTGCCCAACCGATACTGCACATGACTGTCCACCACCAGCTTAGTTAGACGCAGAACTTCTCGACACAGATGGAAAGCATTTCCAAAACGagatttcttcctttcctggaaAAAATGCCAAGGACAGAAACAACAGTAGTCAGCAATGCTCTGGACTGGATACACACCATCCCAAGAGGCCAGGGCAAAACCAGCCCGTCTCTGAGCCCAGGACCCCCTTAAGGTCCAATGTAAGTACCTTGGTGGTGAGCGTCTTAACAGGTTTAAGGTTGAAGTTGTAATCCAGGTGCAGATAGTTGAGGTTCTTTCGGTGAATGAGAAGGTTGAGCATGTTGTAGCCCTGGCGGCAAACCTGtagccccacctccacccaatCCAGCTTGGTAGACTGGAAGAATTTGGTGGCTTTGAAGGATCGGAATAGATACCTGGGATGGGAATAAGGAGTGAGAGTGAATCTCCTGATCATCTCTGGGAacagaagaaggctgagcagggGCCCCAGGGCACCTCACCTCTTCTTTTGGGCTTTCGGGGGCCGGTGCTTCAGGGCATTGAGCACATAGTACTTAAGCAGCTTCTGGTAGGAGACCCTCACTTTCACAGGCTGCCCAGCAGGACAATGCTCCCGATACCTGAAAAAACACACCCATTAGAGCTTGGCCCACCTCTCCCTCCAGCTGCCCTGCTAAAGGCTATACGCCCACCCAGCTGGAGTCTTTAATCCTATACATCCGCTACTCTCCCCAGGTAGAAGCCTTACCAGTTCTTGACAAGGGGGATGTCTAGGGCCCGGCGAGTGCGACCAGAGCGTAGGTTGAAGGGCCGGGGGGCCCAGAGCAGGGCGATGCCATTGGCTGTATTGTCTGTGTAGAGGGGTGTGTCCTTCAGAAAGGGCTCCACAAATTCTGGGAGCTCAAACTCCTCATCGTCATCTGGCAATGGTTCCTGGCTCTGAAAGAAGAACCCCCATGGGTTTAGCTCCTGCTGAACTGGGCAGAGACCTGGGATGAGAGAGAAACTCTCTGGGGCCAAACACAGTAGCTACATCTGCTATGGAAACTGGGCTGCCTGACAAGAGAAGCCCTGAAGAATGAGGGCAAAGGAGGCCAAGGGAGCAGAGAACAGGGCAGGGCCAACTGGGCGAGTGAGCAGCACTCCTCTCACCCCAACTGGCTCTCCACCAAACGCCTCCCACAGGAGCCCCCAACACAGGGAGAGGTAAACGTGCAACCACCTCCTGTCCAAGCTCCAAAAACTGGGCCTGGGGAAGGAGATCTGTTTAAGAACATGATGGAACATGAATCAACACCTAAAACACTGTGCCAAGTGTAAGAAGCCAGCCACAAAAGACTACATACTGTACAACACTATTTATATGACATGTCCCaaacaggcaaatctatagagacagaaagcagattagcaACTGCCTAGacatggaaaattcaagagaaataGACAGTGACTACCATGGGTGCAGGGCTTCTCTCTGAGGAAACGAGAATGTCCTAATaactgtggtgatggttacacagctCTGTGAATAAACTAAAACCACCGAAtcatacactttaaatgggtgaattgtgtgTAGTGAATTACAGctcaaaaaaaagaatttaaaaacacactggagagacttctccagtggataagactttgcacttccaatgcaagggacacaggtgtgatccctgaccagagaactagatcccgcatgccacaactaaggcctggtgcagccaaataaataataaaatattttgaaaaataaaaaatttttctgGAAGCAGACCAGAATAAGATTAGAGTCCCAGACGAGAAACAATAAAGCCCAGATGGGTAATCACAGAAACCAAGATAATGTGAATAACTTGGTTTGAGCCAAGTGCCAAACTCTCACACGACAGTTCCCCTCTTACAGCTTGAGGGGAACACTTAAGGATGGAAATCATGTCTCCCTCTAGGTGAACTTTTATCTAGTCATGCTTCTGCCCAGTCGGGAAATTTATCTTGAAGAGCTGAGAATGTCCCTTCCTCTCACCTTGACAGAGTGTCTATGGGAAATTGGGTTGATCAAAGGATCAAAGTAGAAAGCTGGCAAATCAGGATCCTCAGTTTTGATGAACACAACATTAGGAGTGTGGTACCTGAAATGAAATGAGAGTCAGCCACGGCGCTCCTCCCGGCCCACCCCAAACGCCAGCCACCCCCTCGCCCAGCTGGGCTCCAGCTCTCTCACCAGGTGAGGTGGACATGGTGCGGCAGGTTGTTGTACAGGTAAGGAAACGCAATCTTGTACTCGGTGCGGATAGGCTGCCGGATGATGATCTTGTTGATGTCATTGAATTCATTCCAGTCTTCATCCCTAGGGCACAGAATCAAGGGTGAGCAGCGGAGTTGGGCAGTCTGGAAACTATAATGGGATCTAAAGGATCAAGATTAGATTTTACAATGGCTGCTTCATGTTGATGttgggcagaaaccaacaaaattctgtaaagcaattcttcaattaaaaaatacatttcaaatttatttaatttaaaaacactcTACTCTCTCCAACTTACTGTAGGTTGATGTCTCGGACAAGAGGCTCAAATTTGGGGCCTCCAGGAATGGCCATATTAAGTGCCTTGGATGTAAAAAAGGCCTTCAGATCAAACAGATAGAAGTAATTGTCATCAACCAAGTCTGTCAAGAGCTGATTGGCCAGGCGGTAGAGAGTGGACATCATAGGCAATGTGAACTGCCAGCGCTGGTAAGTGGAACCATTTACATACCTAGGGAAAAAAGAGAGGCCCATATAAGTTCAAGTAGGTGCACCAGCTAGCCAGGGCATGCTACCTACTGGTCTCCGAGGACCCCCTCTGGAGTTCCAAACCCTCACAGGAGTGGTAACTCCAACTATCACTCACTTCCGGCTATCCCTTAATGGCTGGTGGTCATAGAACCAGTCCAACACAGGGGCATCCTCCTCAGGGTCCAGCTCTAGCTGAATGGCTTCCAGTGGCTCAACATCTAGAATATTGTCAGCATAGTCCAAAGGTGGCTCCTCATCATCAAAAGGGGGGAAACGCATCCTCTTGAAATGCCTCCTGTCTCTTTTTTCCCGACGCATCATAATCCACATTGACCTGGAAGTCGACAATGTCACGCAACAGTTTCTGCATAATGTCCCCTCAACCGCCACCACCACACCCCACATTCCAGCCCCTCTCACCCCCACTGGGAGATGTAGACAGGTTCAATGACCCAGGGGATCTCATTGACAAAGGAAATGGCTCCGGTGATGTGGTACAGCACAGGCACATCCCGAATCTGCTCCCAAGGCATAGGCATGTTCTCCAGGAGCTTGAGGACTGCATGCGGCATGTACTTGAGGGCCCTGTAACAACAGGAAGAGAGATGATTAGAAATGACAAGGTGTTCTGCTACCTAAGCCATGCAGAGAAGTAACAAGGTATCACATTCCACAGAAAACCCGCCTTACAGTCTAACTCCTAAATATAGTACCCAGGCCCTCTGTGACCAGGAACTCTGCCTCCCCACCTCCAACAGTGCCACTTCTTTTTCTTAAACATCACTGTCCCACAACACTGGGTTTCAGTCCCTCTAAATCACCAGCTATCTCCCTAAAAACAGCTTTTAGGCTATCTCACATTCTATTCTctctgtgaagtgaagtcgctcagtcgtgtgcaactgtttgcgatcccatggactgtagcctactacgctcctctgtccatgggattttccaggcaagggtactggagtgggttgccatttccttctccagaggatcttcctgacccagggatcaaacccaggtcttccgcactgtaggcagacg
Coding sequences within it:
- the PRPF8 gene encoding pre-mRNA-processing-splicing factor 8 isoform X1 → MAGVFPYRGPGNPVPGPLAPLPDYMSEEKLQEKARKWQQLQAKRYAEKRKFGFVDAQKEDMPPEHVRKIIRDHGDMTNRKFRHDKRVYLGALKYMPHAVLKLLENMPMPWEQIRDVPVLYHITGAISFVNEIPWVIEPVYISQWGSMWIMMRREKRDRRHFKRMRFPPFDDEEPPLDYADNILDVEPLEAIQLELDPEEDAPVLDWFYDHQPLRDSRKYVNGSTYQRWQFTLPMMSTLYRLANQLLTDLVDDNYFYLFDLKAFFTSKALNMAIPGGPKFEPLVRDINLQDEDWNEFNDINKIIIRQPIRTEYKIAFPYLYNNLPHHVHLTWYHTPNVVFIKTEDPDLPAFYFDPLINPISHRHSVKSQEPLPDDDEEFELPEFVEPFLKDTPLYTDNTANGIALLWAPRPFNLRSGRTRRALDIPLVKNWYREHCPAGQPVKVRVSYQKLLKYYVLNALKHRPPKAQKKRYLFRSFKATKFFQSTKLDWVEVGLQVCRQGYNMLNLLIHRKNLNYLHLDYNFNLKPVKTLTTKERKKSRFGNAFHLCREVLRLTKLVVDSHVQYRLGNVDAFQLADGLQYIFAHVGQLTGMYRYKYKLMRQIRMCKDLKHLIYYRFNTGPVGKGPGCGFWAAGWRVWLFFMRGITPLLERWLGNLLARQFEGRHSKGVAKTVTKQRVESHFDLELRAAVMHDILDMMPEGIKQNKARTILQHLSEAWRCWKANIPWKVPGLPTPIENMILRYVKAKADWWTNTAHYNRERIRRGATVDKTVCKKNLGRLTRLYLKAEQERQHNYLKDGPYITAEEAVAVYTTTVHWLESRRFSPIPFPPLSYKHDTKLLILALERLKEAYSVKSRLNQSQREELGLIEQAYDNPHEALSRIKRHLLTQRAFKEVGIEFMDLYSHLVPVYDVEPLEKITDAYLDQYLWYEADKRRLFPPWIKPADTEPPPLLVYKWCQGINNLQDVWETSEGECNVMLESRFEKMYEKIDLTLLNRLLRLIVDHNIADYMTAKNNVVINYKDMNHTNSYGIIRGLQFASFIVQYYGLVMDLLVLGLHRASEMAGPPQMPNDFLSFQDIATEAAHPIRLFCRYIDRIHIFFRFTADEARDLIQRYLTEHPDPNNENIVGYNNKKCWPRDARMRLMKHDVNLGRAVFWDIKNRLPRSVTTVQWENSFVSVYSKDNPNLLFNMCGFECRILPKCRTSYEEFTHKDGVWNLQNEVTKERTAQCFLRVDDESMQRFHNRVRQILMASGSTTFTKIVNKWNTALIGLMTYFREAVVNTQELLDLLVKCENKIQTRIKIGLNSKMPSRFPPVVFYTPKELGGLGMLSMGHVLIPQSDLRWSKQTDVGITHFRSGMSHEEDQLIPNLYRYIQPWESEFIDSQRVWAEYALKRQEAIAQNRRLTLEDLEDSWDRGIPRINTLFQKDRHTLAYDKGWRVRTDFKQYQVLKQNPFWWTHQRHDGKLWNLNNYRTDMIQALGGVEGILEHTLFKGTYFPTWEGLFWEKASGFEESMKWKKLTNAQRSGLNQIPNRRFTLWWSPTINRANVYVGFQVQLDLTGIFMHGKIPTLKISLIQIFRAHLWQKIHESIVMDLCQVFDQELDALEIETVQKETIHPRKSYKMNSSCADILLFASYKWNVSRPSLLADSKDVMDSTTTQKYWIDIQLRWGDYDSHDIERYARAKFLDYTTDNMSIYPSPTGVLIAIDLAYNLHSAYGNWFPGSKPLIQQAMAKIMKANPALYVLRERIRKGLQLYSSEPTEPYLSSQNYGELFSNQIIWFVDDTNVYRVTIHKTFEGNLTTKPINGAIFIFNPRTGQLFLKIIHTSVWAGQKRLGQLAKWKTAEEVAALIRSLPVEEQPKQIIVTRKGMLDPLEVHLLDFPNIVIKGSELQLPFQACLKVEKFGDLILKATEPQMVLFNLYDDWLKTISSYTAFSRLILILRALHVNNDRAKVILKPDKTTITEPHHIWPTLTDEEWIKVEVQLKDLILADYGKKNNVNVASLTQSEIRDIILGMEISAPSQQRQQIAEIEKQTKEQSQLTATQTRTVNKHGDEIITSTTSNYETQTFSSKTEWRVRAISAANLHLRTNHIYVSSDDIKETGYTYILPKNVLKKFICISDLRAQIAGYLYGVSPPDNPQVKEIRCIVMVPQWGTHQTVHLPGQLPQHEYLKEMEPLGWIHTQPNESPQLSPQDVTTHAKIMADNPSWDGEKTIIITCSFTPGSCTLTAYKLTPSGYEWGRQNTDKGNNPKGYLPSHYERVQMLLSDRFLGFFMVPAQSSWNYNFMGVRHDPNMKYELQLANPKEFYHEVHRPSHFLNFALLQEGEVYSADREDLYA